The region TATCCGAGGTTGCCAGGGCATAGAACAGGTGCTGGTTGGCAAAGAAGTTGAACATGGTATGAATTCCCTCACCTTGTTTACCAAAATAAGGCTCCTGCTCTTTTGGATCAACATTGGCTTCGCCCAGCAAAATGGCATCCCGTTTGTGCCACTGTACGTACTGATGCAGTTGGGTGATCATGTCGAACTGGTGCTGGGGCTTGTCGGGGTCGAAGCCGGGGTTGGCCACCTCAATCAGAAACGGAACAGCGTCTACCCGAAAACCCGCAATGCCTTTGTCGAGCCAATAGCGGATGATTTTCCGCATCTCCTGTACCACAGCCGGATTCTGCATATTGAGGTCGGGCTGAAAGTCATAAAAGCGGTGGTAATAATACTCGCCTGCCTGTTTGTCGAACGTCCAGACGGCTTTCTGCACACCGGGAAACACCATGCCGGAATCCCACTTTTCGGGTCGCTCTTTCGACCATACGTACCACGACCGGTAGGGTGAATCTTTCCGCTGCCGGGCCTGCTGAAACCACGGATGCTGGTCGGACGTGTGGTTTGTAACCAGGTCCATAATTACTCGAATACCCCGCAGATTGGCTTGCCGCACACACTCATCAAAATCCTGCGTTGTGCCCAGGTGCGTGTCGATACCATAGAAATCCGAAACATCGTACCCATCATCCTTATTAGGCGTGGGCTGAAAGGGGGCTAGCCAGATGGTTTGCACGCCCAACCCTTTCAGGTAATCCAGCTCCTGCGTCAGGCCTTTAAAATCGCCGTACCCGTTTCCGTCCGAGTCTTTAAACACTTCCACGTCGACATTATAAATAAGGCTGTTCTTATACCACAGCTCCTCAATAAAATCGGTTGGTACCGCTACTGGCGGGGCTTTATCTTCTTTTGATTCAGAAGAGTTTGACTGGCAGGACAAAAAGATACCGAAGCTCAGTAGAATCAAAAGTTGTTTCATAAGTGAGTAGCAATGGCTTTCTGCAGGGATAACTCCCCAACGAACCATCCTGTTAGCTATTCTCACATTTCTCCTATTTCACGGCCAATTCCTTGTACTTATTCAATAGGTACCATAAGAAAAGGCAGATTCTTCGAAAAAGGCTTATCCTTTCGATTGAACGAAAAGTTAAGGACACATGAAGAAAGAGGCTATTCATTTAGACGACTGGCAGCGGATTCTGTTCGGCGATGCCCCGGCTGAGTTTTTGCTGGAGGTGTTCATTCGAACATCGTTGATCTACCTTATTTTGCTGATTGTCATGCGGCTTTTGGGGAAGCGGATGAACGGACAGCTCACCAACCTGGAGTTGGCCGTTATGCTCACTATGGGAGCCATTATTGCCCCGGCCATGCAGCTCCCCGACCGGGGCTTACTGTCGGGGGTGCTGGCTCTGCTTTGTGCACTCATCTTCCAGCGGGGTACGAACTGGCTGGGCGGTAAAAGCAGCAAAACGGAAAAGATTGTTCAGGGAACCGCTACGGTACTGGTAAAAGACGGCGTTTTTCAACTGGAGCAGATGGTATCGAACCGCATGTCGCACCAGCAGATTTTCGCTGCTCTCCGGAGCGAAAACGTCTATAATCTAGGCATGGTAAAACGGCTGTATCTGGAAGCGTACGGCATGTTCAGCATCTACCGGGACGAACCCGGCAAGCCGGGGCTATCTGTACTGGAACCCTCAGATAATGAAATTCAGTCTATTCACGAGAAACCGGACACAGACACGCTTGCCTGCACCAACTGCGGCAATACCGCTCCCGCTCAACCTCAACCCAACTCCTGCCCGGTTTGCCAGGCCAATCACTGGATACCGGCGGTGCGCTAATACCCCATGAAAAAAGAAGATATCTTTATAACTGACTGGCTTCGGATTCTCGTTGGTGAAGTTCCGGGAACGTTTTACATCGAAATTCTGATTCGGGCCGCTGCGGTTTACCTGATTCTGGTTGTGTCCATGCGTCTGATGGGCCGACGAATGGCTTCCCGGCTTAGTCGGAACGAAATGGCGGCTATGGTTTCGCTGGCGGCCGCGGTGGGTATTCCGATCCTGGATGCCCAGCGCGGCTTGTTACCTGTTGTGGTTATTGCGCTGGTGGTGGTGTTTACCCAGCGGGTTATTTCCTACTGGGCGGCCAAAAACGAGAAATTTGAAGGCCTATCTCAGGGAATCAGCAGTACGCTCGTCGAAAATTCCGTTATCCAGCTTGCCAGCATGAGCGAGTCACGTGTGACCCGTGAGTTACTTTTCGCCCAACTTCGGTCGGGAGGCATCATTCATCTTGGGCAGGTTAAACGACTATACATGGAAGCCAACGGTGCTTTTACCCTAATTAAAGACCCTAAACCCAGACCCGGCCTTTCCCTTATTCCAGCCTGGGATAATGACTTTGTTGAGCAGCAGCCCAAAGCGCCCCATCAGTGCGTCTGCTTCCGATGCGGTTACTTACAGCAACCCCTGCACCAAGCCGCCGATGTTTGCCCCAACTGTAGCCATAACCAGTGGGTTCAGGCACTTGCCTGATTGTAACTCGTAACAGGCAGTCTTTACCCGGAAATTTATTCTGGTGCTAACGATTTGTCCGCCAAACTGGACAATTTCCCCTTGATCATGCGCTACCTGTTCATAACAAAACCTGGAACATCACCTCTTTTCTAGGCATCTGCTGAAATCATAATTGAAATTTAATCCGGCTACTTTCTACATTAAGTTTTACTCAGGATTACTTTTACAGCCAATGCGCTTTTTGAGATGAAATACAGGGATATATACTTAAGCAGCCATTAACCTGTAATTAATAAGCCAGCTGTCTGTATATGTGCTTGTCTCACTGATCAAACGACGCATTTTTAGGCCCGCCCCTGCCAGCAAATACATAAAAAACCACTGATGAACACAAAAAAGGCCTTTTCACCATGAAAATAGGTTGATACAAAAGCAACAAAAAATATTTATTCTACGTATTAAACCTAATAAAAGAACGCTACCCGCAGTGGACCCTAGTTTGAATAGTAGACTATCACTTCTTAACGCTGTCCTGCCTACTACTTAACTGACTAGCTTAAAAACAGTGCTGTGTCGCACCGTAACTGGGAAAATTTAATTGATGAAACGAGAAAGACTGCCTTAGCAGGGAGAATATATGTTATTATTAACTAATGCGGGAAAACAGTAAGTAGAAATCACTAGTTACTTATGAATTGGAGCCGTTTGTATTCGTTAACCTGGTTAGATAAAAAAAAGCAGACCAACATTGTCAGCCTGCTTTCCGCTTCTATCCACACCATAAGGGAATCGTTAAATCCCCTTTGATAAAGCGAATATACCACGAAATCTCTTACATGCTGACTTTTGTTAGCATATCGCCTTAATACAACATGAAATAATGGTTTTTAGTCGAGAAGTACACTTTGACACTCCACTACCTTCAATGGAAGAAATACTTCAACGAGTAAGTCTTCGTACCGGTATAGAACCAATATATTTGGCAGATAAATGGCTATTAATCAACCCATTAAGTCAAGAAGATATTTTTAGTATTTATCAGGAGGGCAATCGTAAGCTCATTTTAATGAATGATGGACCAATGACATCCCTGTTACGAGCCACTTTGTATACATTAATTGAAATGGGCGGATATTATGCTGAGTGGGATGTATCGTCGCTCGAAAGTTAGCAAAATCATCTAGTCGAAATTAAAAACAAGTACGTTAAATAGATCGGTATCTTAAAGCCGGTTCAGGTATTGCCGACCCGGCAATACCATCTTAGGGTAAGACTTAGCACTTACTGTAAGCCCCATATCATCTTTTTGTTAATTTATTATTGGTGTATCATAACCATTCGTGGCTTCTTTGCGTTATGTAAAAAGAGTTGACTTTTTCCCGAAAAAATAGTACCATACAAAGAAAGTCAAGCTCCGTGTGCAGATGCAAACGCAAAACGCTAACTACTAATCGATATGATTACATACGAAATTTTACGAAAGAGTGTCGTTAGACAACTTGTTGATCAGTTTGTTGAGTTTCATCCTGACATGACCGAACAGCAACGTGAAGACTCCATTCCGGCCTGTCTTGATGTCATCACTCTATTTATGGGTTTAACAGTGACCTTCCTCGGCGTTCTGGCCTGGGCGGTTATATAAGTATAGGGCATAAGTCCGGTTATCAATTCGACAGAATCGATACACCTAATCCTTTAGCGAAAACTTGCAGGTTAATAAAAACGCCAGTCTCATAGAAACTGGCGTTTGACTGATACACATGATGTTAGTAACCTAATTGTCTGCTTAAAGATAAGGTACTGGCTAAAAGCCTACGTTAATTCTAGATTATAAGACGTATTCTTTCGGCTATTTATTCGGGCAACATGGCTCTGTTCAGCGTTTTGCCATCAATTGGCTCGAAGAACGGCCACAGAGCAATGGTTGTTAAATAGACAAGTCGTACAGGTATAAGACCGTTTGTTTTATAAGGATGAGGAATCTGCCGGTAATAGGGCAGCATGGCTACAATGTATTGACACGGTTCAGTGTCAATTTCCTCAAATAATAGCTCATGCTTCGTGCCGTAATCATATACACTCCCAAGCGCTAAGTTGAGCTCTACTTCCATATCGTTGCCCACTCTTGCCGCTCGTCTGCGATTCACATCTGTATAGAGCATAAAGCGAATTATCGCCTTTGGCCCCGTCAAGTTTACCTCGTTCATTGTATTTTACTTTTGCTATTTATATATTTTACATGAAATATAAAGGTAGCAAAAATTTGGTCATACCAATCCAAACTCAGTCACGACTCGTATGTAGTATCTGGATAAAAAGAGGAAGGTTTTCACCGGCTCGTCATTAACGAGCCGGTTGATTTTTTGACTATCGGGGCTCAAAGGAGCACTAACTCATCCGGCGATACATAGCTGCAGCAATTCTTCAGACGTCCACGCTGGCTTTAATTTTCGGTATACCGTCAGCATACAATCGTCCTCTCCTTCATAGTCTACATGTGGATCAAAGGAATAGTTTGTCACCTCAATGGCGTCAATATCGTCCAGATCAAAGCGCTGCCATCGACTAGGGTACGAAGGAGAAGGAACCATATCCCGACAAAAGCCATAAACGACAGATTTCAGGCTGTTTCTGTCTAAGCCAGTCATGTATGGCTCAATCGTTCGCCATTTTTTTTTGACCTTGATCTGAATCACTTGCTGATCCAAAATTGCGTCATCAATAACGACAAACGCATCTCCCTGTAGTTGTATCTTCATGGTGCCAAGAGGTTAATACTATACTGTGTTTTATTGCAGGCCGATTACTTAGCTTGCCTGGTTTTTATGAGTCCTTATCAGGTAACCAGCACTTCGTTGAACGCCCTCGCCAAACTAGCTTGGTTTTCCACCCATCAATCATGAAAAGTTACTCTACTAATACTACCCTAAAGAGTACTTATAAGTTTACCAAAAGTATATAATTTATAGTATCCCTTTCAATGTGTATACTTTCACCCGTCGGTAATTTATCATACGGGAAACGCCTTGCCGTGATTCTTAAAGTAAAGAGCCACTAACGGCCTGAATTTACAAATCTGAGATCATCACCTGTTCGGGCACATAAGTGGCAAAAAACAAGCCGCTTTGTTGCGAAAGACGACCTGAAACGGTAAAAAGAAGACTGCATATAAACAAACAGATATAGCCGATCCTGTATTCTTTTTCTTACAAGTCCCGGTACTTGATTTATTTCTAAACCAGACTAATGAATTGAACCATTCGAGGAAACAGTAGTGCATTTCTACAATAATTAAGAATTATTCTAAATAAAATTTGCGTTCAGTAAAGCATCCTTTAGCTTTGCTGCTACTTATAATAATTCTAAATAAATGAGAGTACATTACACATTCCTTTTCTATATAAGTACCCTGCTCACGTTGTTGGTATTGCCCGCAGAAGCCCAAAGTCAGGGAATTATCAAAGGCGTTATTACCACTCGGGACGGCAGCCCAGCCTCCTTTGTTAACATTGGGTTGAAAGAGACCCGTAAAGGAACAATCACCACTGAAGACGGCTCTTTTCTGCTAAAAGGCATTAGCCAGGGGGTATATACACTGCGTGTAACATTTGTTGGCTTACAGTCTCAGGAGAAAACAGTGCATGTTCGATCAGGCCAAACGGAAACGGTTGACTTCATTCTGGCTGAAAATGCGTCCCAGTTGAGCGAAGTTGAGGTTGTAGGTGCCAACAGGGCCGTTACGCTCGGCAAAGCCAGTATCGCTCCCCTCGACTTACCCCAAATGACGGGTGTTGTCAGCAGCGTTGTTATCGAAAATCAACAGATTTCCCGTCTGGGGGATGCACTGAAAAACGTGAGCGGTGTTTCATTAACACAGCAGCGGGGCGGTGTAGCCGAAACGTTTTCGGCCCGCGGTTACAGCATTGGGATTGCCGGTGCCGGTGGAAGCATCTTTAAAAATGGTGTCATTACCAACACCATGGGCTTTCCCGAAGCCAGTACGCTGGAATCGGTAGAAGTGCTGAAAGGTAGTTCGTCTCTATTGTATGGCAATGTGTCGGGCGGGCTGATTGTGAACATGGTGACCAAAAAACCGAAGTTCGAATTTGGTGGAGAGGTGTCGATGCGCGCAGGCAGCTTTGGGCTGTTAAAGCCGGTAGTCGATGTATACGGCCCTTTGGCAAAAAACCTGGCGTTCCGGGTAATCGGCACTGTCGAAAATGCCAAAAGCTACCGGGATGTATTAAAAACCGACCGCGTTTATATTAACCCTTCGCTGTTGTATAAACTCGGCCGGAAAACAACCATTCTGCTACAGGGCGACTATCTGAAATCGAACCTGACACCCGACAATGGCATTGGTTCCCTGAATGCCAACCAGGACGCCATCATACCGAATGTACCCCGGTCGCGGTTCATCAATACAAGCTGGGCCTACAATAACGTTGAACAGACTAGTGGCTCGCTGAACCTCGACCATGCGTTTACCAACAACTGGAAACTGACATTCATTGCCGCAGCTCAGGGCACCAGCGTATCGGCCTACGGTGCGGGGGTTCCCAACAACAATGTTGCCGCCAACGGTGACTGGAACCGGGCGCTGAGCCGCACTAAAACTGCCGAGAACAACTACACCGGTCAGGTAAACCTCAACGGTCGCTTCAATACGGGAATTATTGGTCACCAGTTGCTGGTGGGTTCTGATCTGGTGGGTATTGTTAGCGAGAGTAACGCGTTTTCCATCACCAGCAATGGCGTTACCGTAACCACTTACGACAAAATTAATATACTGGACCCGACGAAATTCGAAACTCGTTCCGATATTCCGACGGCCACTGCCACCATTCGCACGACTTCCCCATCCACCCGCCTTGGTGTTTACGCCCAGGACCTCATAAGCCTGACCGACAAACTTAAAGTGCTGGCTGGTCTGCGCTGGTCACAACAGAAAACGGTTCAGACTACCCTTCTCGACTTAAGAACCCAGCTCGAAACGCGGGGCCCTGTCGAAACCAAAACGGATGCGGCCTTCTCGCCAAAGGTGGCGTTGATTTACCAGCCAACCCAGGGAACTTCGTTCTTCGGCAGTTACGCCAGCAACTTTACCATCAATACCGGTGTCGACATCAACGGGCAGTTACTAAAACCATCGATTGTTGATCAATACGAAGCAGGGGTTAAAAACGAATTTCTGGATGGACGCATCACGGCCAACTTCGGTGTGTATCATATCGTCAATAGCAATCTGGCCCTGATGGCCCCGTTCAGACTGGACGGATCTCCCAATACCGATTCGAACGTGAAAGAGTTTACGGGGCAAACGACCAGCGATGGACTGGAGATTGACCTGACCGGTAACCTATCCAAAAACTTTTATTTCATCAGCGGTTATGGCTATAACTACATGCGGTATACGAAAACGACGCAGGTGAAAGGGGCTTTTCTTGAGGGAGAACGCCTGACGAATAATCCGTCTCATACAGCAAACTTCACCTTGTTTTATACCGTTGACCGGTCGCCCTTACGTGGGCTTAAACTGGGGGCTTCTGCTTTTTACACCGGTGCCCGCTACGGCGGCAACAACAATACCTTTGGCCAAACGCCGGAGTTCAGCCGCCTGATTCCCCTTACCGGTTTTGCCACATTCGACCTGTCGGCCGGGTACACGTATCGGAAGGTATCGCTACTGGCTAAAGTTTCGAACATCACCAACGAACTGAACTACCTGATTCACGACCGGTATAGCATCATGCCGATTCCACCCCGGCAGTTTATTAGCACCCTCTCTTATCGTTTCTAAAACCCGACAGTAACACAAACCCAAACTTGATTATGAATAAGCTGGTAAAAACATTCGTCTGCTTCGGCGCACTTCTCACTTTCGGCCTGACTGGCTACGCTACCGATAACGACAAGTTCAGCGATACAACCCGGGCGTATGCGGTTCCTACGCTGACCAAAACACCCAAAGGGGCCATAGCCTTGTCCTGGACGGAAAAAGACCAGGATGGCATCGTCCACTTCTACTGGGCCGAGTCGGCCGACAAGGGCAAAACTTTCGGCGACAAAAAACTCATCTTTTCGTCGGCTGGTATTGGAAACTCCCGGCTGATGCGGCCTAAACTGCTTTTCAAAAAAGACGGTACACCTGTTGCTGTTTTCGCCTTGCGCGGCCCCGGAACAGGCGCTCCTCAGCCAACGGCACAGGCCCCAAAAGCGGAACCCGCTCATGCTAACCACGAAGCGGCTCCGGCCGGACATGACCACGGTGCTGCTTATCAGGAAGCACCGGCCAAAAGTGCGCAACGGGGCGGTGGCCGTCCCAGCGATTTACAGATTGTTTACACGTATTCGAACGATCAGGGAAAGACATGGAGTCAGCCAGCGCCCGTTCATGCCGATAAAACGCCTAACATCGTCCGTGGATTTTTCGACGCGACGGTGTTGCCAAACGGCGAAATCGGCGTGGCTTATCTGAACGACATCGAAGGAAAGCAACACCAGCGCGACATGCGGTTCGTTAGCTCCAAAGGCAACCAGTTTAGCAGCGAACGCATTATTGACCCGTTCGTCTGCGACTGCTGCAACATCAGTCTGCTGGTCGACAACTCGGGTACGCTGAATCTGTATTACCGGGATAATCAGGACAACATCCGCGACATCGCCAAGATGAGTTCGAAGGACAATGGAGCCTCGTTCACCAAATCAGAAATCCTGTTCAAAGACAACTGGCAGATCAACGGCTGCCCTCACTCGGGCCCAACCTCCAGCGCCAGCGCGGGAACGAATCTGATTGCGTGGTTTTCGGGTACGCAGGAGTCGCCGGGCATCCGCGTGGTAAATCAGCAGGGCAAACGGTTATTTGTTCTGGACGATCCAACGGCTAAAAATGCCTATCTGGTAGCCGCCCCAAAATCATCCGTATTACTGTGGGAACAAAGTCAGACATCGGAAGCAGGCATAAGCTCCGTAATTGCCTTCAAAAACATTAAAGCAGACCAGACGCCCACCACGCAGCTGGTGAAGAACGCCATCAATGGAACGAACGCCAGCGGCCTGGTTGTCGACAATCAACTCCTGGTTGCTTACGAAGTGAAGCATGCCAATAACAAAAACTCTGTCGGTCTGGCCCAGATTGATCTTTAACCAGCTACTCAGCTATCTGATTTAATCAACCGCAGTTTACTTTTCTTTTCTTCCTCTTTTTAATCAAAGCCCCGGCATATACCAGTATCCGGGGTTTTTGTCGTTTTATCCGCGACGGGGAGGATGTTATCCCGCCCATAGATTCCGTAATTTGCGGACCAACAGACCACCAATCAACCCGTATTCGTCGACATTATGCCACAAATCCGTCAGCTCGCGGCCCATATTGAAGCGCTGGCCCCCCTCGCCTATCAGGAATCGTACGACAACGTGGGGCTACTCGTAGGCGACCCCACCACCGATATAAAAGGCGTTTTGGTAACGCTCGATGTAACCGAAGCAGTTGTCGACGAAGCTATTGCCAAAGGGTGCAACGTCATTGTAGCGCATCACCCGGTTGTGTTTAAGGGCTTGAAAAAGCTGAACGGAAAAACGTATGTGGAACGTACCGTTATCAAAGCCATCAGGAATGACATAGCCATTTATGCGGCTCACACCAATCTGGATAACGTGGCGGGGGGCGTTAACTTTAAAATCGCGGAGAAACTAAAACTGACGAACGTACAGATTCTGGCACCTAAAACGCAGGTTCTGAGCAAGCTGGTTACATTCGTCCCTATAAACGACACCCAGCGGGTACTGGATGCACTCTATGCAGCCGGAGCGGGCCAGATCGGTGATTACAAAAACTGTAGTTTCCGGGTTAGCGGTACCGGTACATTCCAGCCGGGCGAGAATGCCCAGCCCGTCATTGGCGATATAGGCGAGTATCATGAAGAGCCCGAAAATCGGATTGAGGTTATCATTCCGACCCATCAACAGAGACAGGTATTGACCGCCCTCCGGCAGGTACATCGCTATGACGAGGTGGCCTATTACCTGACGCCGTTGGATAATCAGCATCAGGAGGTCGGTTCAGGAGCCGTGGGCGATTTGCCGGAGCCGCTGACAGGAACGGCCTGGCTGTCTTATTTAAAAGAACACATGAGTCTGAACCTGATCCGGTACACGGCCCTCCCCGACCGGCCGATCCGCCGAATCGCCGTTTGCGGGGGTGTTGGCAGCTTTTTACTACCCGACGCCATCCGGGCGGGCGCTGATGTGTTTGTGACGGCGGATTACAAGTATCACGAATTCTTTGATGCCGAAGGACGCATAAGTATCTGCGATATTGGGCATTACGAAAGTGAAGTCTATACGAAAGACTTGATTTGCGGGCATTTGGCAAAAAAATTCACTACTTTTGCGGTAATTTTATCAGAAACGGATACGAATCCGGTTCGGTACTTCATATAGCACTAACTACATTCCGAATGGAACTGACGATTGCGCAAAAACTAGACGCTCTTCTCAAACTGCAATCCCTGGATTCTCAACTAGACGAACTCATCAAAATTCGCGGTGGTCTGCCCGAAGAAGTCCGTGACCTTGAAGACGA is a window of Spirosoma linguale DSM 74 DNA encoding:
- a CDS encoding alpha amylase catalytic region (PFAM: alpha amylase catalytic region~SMART: alpha amylase catalytic sub domain~KEGG: rlt:Rleg2_1908 alpha amylase catalytic region) — translated: MKQLLILLSFGIFLSCQSNSSESKEDKAPPVAVPTDFIEELWYKNSLIYNVDVEVFKDSDGNGYGDFKGLTQELDYLKGLGVQTIWLAPFQPTPNKDDGYDVSDFYGIDTHLGTTQDFDECVRQANLRGIRVIMDLVTNHTSDQHPWFQQARQRKDSPYRSWYVWSKERPEKWDSGMVFPGVQKAVWTFDKQAGEYYYHRFYDFQPDLNMQNPAVVQEMRKIIRYWLDKGIAGFRVDAVPFLIEVANPGFDPDKPQHQFDMITQLHQYVQWHKRDAILLGEANVDPKEQEPYFGKQGEGIHTMFNFFANQHLFYALATSDTKSLKKALIDTKNIPATSQWAHFLRNHDEIDLGRLSDEERKKVYAKFGPDANMQLYDRGIRRRLAPMLADPRLVELAYSVLFSLPGMPVIRYGEEIGMGDDLRLNERLSIRTPMQWSTGTNAGFSEGTKLVRPVISDGPYRYSRVNVAAQRADSASLLNRVTRFARLRRECPEIGWGTWELLDTGSENVLAIRYDWQGRSLLMVHNFSAAPKSCTLKPSQKTKGSARNLLSKKVEQLDQQGNITIPLAGYGYSWYRLTN
- a CDS encoding protein of unknown function DUF34 (PFAM: protein of unknown function DUF34~KEGG: hypothetical protein), with the translated sequence MPQIRQLAAHIEALAPLAYQESYDNVGLLVGDPTTDIKGVLVTLDVTEAVVDEAIAKGCNVIVAHHPVVFKGLKKLNGKTYVERTVIKAIRNDIAIYAAHTNLDNVAGGVNFKIAEKLKLTNVQILAPKTQVLSKLVTFVPINDTQRVLDALYAAGAGQIGDYKNCSFRVSGTGTFQPGENAQPVIGDIGEYHEEPENRIEVIIPTHQQRQVLTALRQVHRYDEVAYYLTPLDNQHQEVGSGAVGDLPEPLTGTAWLSYLKEHMSLNLIRYTALPDRPIRRIAVCGGVGSFLLPDAIRAGADVFVTADYKYHEFFDAEGRISICDIGHYESEVYTKDLICGHLAKKFTTFAVILSETDTNPVRYFI
- a CDS encoding protein of unknown function DUF421 (PFAM: protein of unknown function DUF421~KEGG: ppu:PP_2726 hypothetical protein), yielding MKKEDIFITDWLRILVGEVPGTFYIEILIRAAAVYLILVVSMRLMGRRMASRLSRNEMAAMVSLAAAVGIPILDAQRGLLPVVVIALVVVFTQRVISYWAAKNEKFEGLSQGISSTLVENSVIQLASMSESRVTRELLFAQLRSGGIIHLGQVKRLYMEANGAFTLIKDPKPRPGLSLIPAWDNDFVEQQPKAPHQCVCFRCGYLQQPLHQAADVCPNCSHNQWVQALA
- a CDS encoding protein of unknown function DUF421 (PFAM: protein of unknown function DUF421~KEGG: ppu:PP_2726 hypothetical protein) — protein: MKKEAIHLDDWQRILFGDAPAEFLLEVFIRTSLIYLILLIVMRLLGKRMNGQLTNLELAVMLTMGAIIAPAMQLPDRGLLSGVLALLCALIFQRGTNWLGGKSSKTEKIVQGTATVLVKDGVFQLEQMVSNRMSHQQIFAALRSENVYNLGMVKRLYLEAYGMFSIYRDEPGKPGLSVLEPSDNEIQSIHEKPDTDTLACTNCGNTAPAQPQPNSCPVCQANHWIPAVR
- a CDS encoding TonB-dependent siderophore receptor (TIGRFAM: TonB-dependent siderophore receptor~PFAM: TonB-dependent receptor; TonB-dependent receptor plug~KEGG: neu:NE0556 TonB-dependent receptor protein); the protein is MRVHYTFLFYISTLLTLLVLPAEAQSQGIIKGVITTRDGSPASFVNIGLKETRKGTITTEDGSFLLKGISQGVYTLRVTFVGLQSQEKTVHVRSGQTETVDFILAENASQLSEVEVVGANRAVTLGKASIAPLDLPQMTGVVSSVVIENQQISRLGDALKNVSGVSLTQQRGGVAETFSARGYSIGIAGAGGSIFKNGVITNTMGFPEASTLESVEVLKGSSSLLYGNVSGGLIVNMVTKKPKFEFGGEVSMRAGSFGLLKPVVDVYGPLAKNLAFRVIGTVENAKSYRDVLKTDRVYINPSLLYKLGRKTTILLQGDYLKSNLTPDNGIGSLNANQDAIIPNVPRSRFINTSWAYNNVEQTSGSLNLDHAFTNNWKLTFIAAAQGTSVSAYGAGVPNNNVAANGDWNRALSRTKTAENNYTGQVNLNGRFNTGIIGHQLLVGSDLVGIVSESNAFSITSNGVTVTTYDKINILDPTKFETRSDIPTATATIRTTSPSTRLGVYAQDLISLTDKLKVLAGLRWSQQKTVQTTLLDLRTQLETRGPVETKTDAAFSPKVALIYQPTQGTSFFGSYASNFTINTGVDINGQLLKPSIVDQYEAGVKNEFLDGRITANFGVYHIVNSNLALMAPFRLDGSPNTDSNVKEFTGQTTSDGLEIDLTGNLSKNFYFISGYGYNYMRYTKTTQVKGAFLEGERLTNNPSHTANFTLFYTVDRSPLRGLKLGASAFYTGARYGGNNNTFGQTPEFSRLIPLTGFATFDLSAGYTYRKVSLLAKVSNITNELNYLIHDRYSIMPIPPRQFISTLSYRF
- a CDS encoding hypothetical protein (KEGG: cti:RALTA_B0326 conserved hypothetical protein, BNR repeats; putative outer membrane protein) is translated as MNKLVKTFVCFGALLTFGLTGYATDNDKFSDTTRAYAVPTLTKTPKGAIALSWTEKDQDGIVHFYWAESADKGKTFGDKKLIFSSAGIGNSRLMRPKLLFKKDGTPVAVFALRGPGTGAPQPTAQAPKAEPAHANHEAAPAGHDHGAAYQEAPAKSAQRGGGRPSDLQIVYTYSNDQGKTWSQPAPVHADKTPNIVRGFFDATVLPNGEIGVAYLNDIEGKQHQRDMRFVSSKGNQFSSERIIDPFVCDCCNISLLVDNSGTLNLYYRDNQDNIRDIAKMSSKDNGASFTKSEILFKDNWQINGCPHSGPTSSASAGTNLIAWFSGTQESPGIRVVNQQGKRLFVLDDPTAKNAYLVAAPKSSVLLWEQSQTSEAGISSVIAFKNIKADQTPTTQLVKNAINGTNASGLVVDNQLLVAYEVKHANNKNSVGLAQIDL